Within the Cotesia glomerata isolate CgM1 linkage group LG6, MPM_Cglom_v2.3, whole genome shotgun sequence genome, the region attcaaatttttaaattgttatttaatattaaaaaaaaattattttaggtgATATACCGGCTTTTTAGACGGCGCGCCTATGCCGTAACGCTCTCGCGGAGCCCTGTTTCcagcgttaaaaaaaaattataaataatatagatagaCTTCCGGGAGTTTGGACTttattattggaaattttctcttttttcaggatcttttttcaaaattccttaaatatcattattttaaaagttattaacgaaaaactaaatacctttttttttatcttattttgttaataacaatcgCAATTTTTTATGTGCTAATATACccttaaaaaacatttttctagacGTCATTCCAAATCGAATGAGCTATCGCACATATTTTTAGGAgctttatttctatttaacacgtttttgaacttgttgactagactaTATGGAAACTTTACAAAAACAAGTGTTACGTTTTggcaaatattaaatttattaaaaattttattaattaatatttaaaataatatttgattaaaataataaattaatcgttATTTGAGGTATCTCGTAACGGAAATACCTCGAGATAACAGATTTCTGAAACGTCAACGCAGCCCAGTAGACTGAACAGTCTACGTTGTGGGACTTGGACTGCGTTGATGTTCACATAGGGTAACCTGAGATGCAACGTCGCtgaaaattgttataaaaaccCAATgggttttaattattttttaacttcccgctaaaaatctccagattttcaaaaatcgggaagttattgttttcacctgTTTGgcaaaatcgagttttcatcagatctgcgacgtttgaaggtcacaggaagcttccctgactaccacCCCTTCAAGTTGTCACTAGTTGTCACGTATGtgctgtatgtatgtatgtatgtgtgtgtgtgtgtgtgtgtgtgtgtgtgtgtgtgtgtgtgtgtgtgtgtgtgtgtgtgtgtgtgtgtgtgagcgtATGTGACTGCTTATAactttgaacggttgaactgatttcatcgcggttggtgccattcgaaagggctacgctgaacttagatttcctgagaatttgaacacATTCGGACctatagattttaagaaatcttgaaaaagattaaaaaaaataagaaaaaaatcatttttgaaagtagtttttttggaatatcttttaaacggctctatcgatcaacttcaaaaccAATCCGCCCTTGGCTTGAAAACCACGTGCCGATCAggcgtcaacccgatcaaGAATCGGTTGATctgttcgagagatagcgtgaacgagaAGAAAccagaaaaccgaaaagtgttttttctttcacataacttcgtcatttctcggatcacttttgatgacatagcataccatagagcttaaaaaccgcgtcgattgccgccaaaaacggtagaaatcggttaattagttcaaaagatatcgtcAATAAAAGATTTGGAAATACAGGAtgttttaacttcccgctaagaaaaatttggaaaaattttcaataatcggAAGGCTGGTTTTacccccgtttttcgaaaatcgagttctcatcagatcttgacgttttaaggtcctaggGAAGCTTCCTGATTGTTTCGCGATGATatccgtatgtctgtatgtgtgtgtgtgtatagcTTTTAGCGTTTAAGAACAAAATGAagcggaagttgcagggatggccttctttagggtcaaccgtcatcctaatttTTCGATACATTCCCTGTCTTCTCAGATTCTCATCTGAGCAGTCAGTCCCTCGGACCTAAGCAGAGGAGCAATCTCTGCCGGTCCGAGGCCGAACCTGCTCTAAtccttttcaaataaattttattaattgtcgTAATCAATTAGTATgggatatttattaaaaacctCATTCCCAGGGTGTAAGCGCTTTTATTAGCTGTTTCTCTCCACTCTGGTGAAATCGCCGAAGCGCTAGGGCCAGCAGTTTAGGGCATCATCTCCAAAATCACCTACCTGAGGCAGGTTAATTGAAcgtaacataaaattttataaacttaaattttaaaagtgatTTCGCGGATTAAACCAGTGACACGACCCACCTGGAGTCTATTGACATCCTAACGAGGTCAAAATCtggacttaaataatttttagattaatttaccaaaaattgaGAACGTAACACAAGTATTTctcaaattttgtatttttaccggaaaaaaaaaaaaaaaaaaaacactattACACATTTTcctaaaatcttaaatttctagagaatatatatattttctattattattattattattgtcaggTAAATTCTctgctttattatttttacacatattttaaaattaaacaattaaattaataattataaaaattcattttaacagtaataaataatttaaaaaatgattattcttTAACtcatttcttttattatcaaaaagttatcaaattcaatgaataaaaatacaaaattattacaagcatataaaaatcaaaagttcaagtaaaaatttataaatttactgcgAAGAAAccaatgataaattaaattaaatgaccaataaaaaaatttatcttccGCTTAATTAATTTCCACCAATTTACTCAATTCAAagttactaaaataaaaaaacatttcatgaataaaagtAGCAGGAAGAtatctagaaaaaatttcatagagaATATTTTCAACTTGATTGAACAATTTTCTTCGTTGACCAGCTTTTTCCAAGCGATACTTAATCATTCCTGCGTAAAGAGGAAACTTTGCTGCCATTTTGTCGTCAAACTTATCTTCATCTCCATGTTTGAATCTCAGCGCCAGTTTGTGATAAGATCTGTGCAGTATATCAAACAAGGAAAATCCAGCCATTATTCCGTGAGTATTCTTCATGACTTCAACTTCTGTATCACATTCAACtctaaattttctcaattcACTTCCTGAAACAACTTCTTTATTCCTGTCGCAGACGTAAAAGCCAGCCGCCATCCGCTTAACAATGTGCTTCTTCATAACCTCACAGCACGTTTTCTTGTCTCCATAGGTATCAATTGGTAATTCGCCATGATCGCTCACAATATTGATATCACAACCTGCATCCAGAAGATCTTCAAGACTAGACTCAAGGTCATCAGCGCCAGCGTCTATGAAATAAACTCCTGGAAAATACAGACAAGATTCCTTGTCATTAGTaagagaatttatttttataaatggttGACTTAGCAAGAACCTGCGACTTGCTAAGTTATCGTTTTCAATAGTTGCTTTCATCAGAGGAGTCAAACCATTGTCGTCTCCAGCATTAATATCAGCGCCATGTTTTATCAGcaatttcaacatttttacGTTATTCGCTAAAGAAGCGATACCTATTGGCGAGTCGCTATTCTCTTCGTCATTGCCAATTCTTACGTGAACATCAGCGCCCTGGCTGATGAGAAATTCAGCGATCTCATATGCATCCAGCTGGACAGCAAATTCCAGAGGTGTATACTCTTTGTAAATAAGTCGTGGATAATATTCATCTTTAAACCTATCAATATCTATCTCATATGTGTGTTCTACACAGATAATCTGATTGACATCAGCACCAGCTGCTACTAATTTCTTCACGTACTTTAAGCGGTTCAAACCTATCACCGATAAAATCACTGGTGCTAAATTTTCTGTCCCGAGCTTTGTGTCGGCATTGTTCTCCAGGAGGAAGTCAACAAAATTATCGTCGTCTACATAAATTGCCAGGTGAAGAATAGTATATTCGAAGAAATCATTTTCGGTTTCCGgtaagaattttaaatgagGCATTTTAATTCGATCtttctgataaatttttaccaCTGTGTTGACAGATAACTTCTTTGACATTATTTTGTCACGAACTTGTTTGTAGCTCAAGCCACGGAAGATTTTAAAgtcttttatttcttctctgATATTAGCCatcactttaattatttttacaacaaaaacTGATCAGttgattgttaaaattaactaaatatcATAGGTTATGTTTCAGTTTAGAGTTTTCACAATTTCCACTTACAGAAGAAGTAATAGTAGTATAGTATTCCGTAGAGGCTCTAAACATTTTCCCATTCGGCCGCAGTACTTGGCGGTAGAGTAGCTGTGTGTCTGTAGTTCCCGGCGGTCACCGGTAGATGTCCCGGCTTGTAAAAGTTTCAATTTCAATGTTGAGATGACATTTGATCAGGAAGTTGCAAAGTATGTATGCAATTTTAGAACTGGCCAAGAGATTTGTGATATCTGTCGGGACAGGACCATAAATCTCTGCTGAAATGTTGTTTAGTTTTCTTCGCTGGTCTTGCTATGTTGGACATTCGAAGAAAATGTGGATGAGGTCTTGTTCGGGAGACCCACATGGACACTCAGCTGAATCAATGAATTTCTTTCTGCAGAACTGTAGGAGGGATTGGAGCGTGTTTTTGAAGTCACTAAAAATCACTGTTCCTTCCTGCATCTCAAGTGCCAACTCAATTGCCTTGAGGATAGCTAGTACTACACGTGTTTCTGCCATAGCTGCTGAAGCTTTCTGATTGATTTTAAAGACTAGCTGAGTGCTGAGAGTGGCATTGTATACTtcctgtttaaaaatattgaaaggAATTAAAAACGAaggaatttaaattatttcaattcttttgtttgtatatatacgtatatagtGTGCATGGAGTGACCgcttcttaatttttttcaatcagtaTTTTTAACCAGGGCTGCTACTACCACATGAGGTTCACCGGGGCATTTAGAAGCGCTTGTATAGACCTGCGTTAAGTTTTGGTATTTTTCGTTAATCATTTTCTCAAATGGTTCAATTGCATTCTTCGTGACATATTTGTCAATGTTGCTTTGTTGATGAGGTAAATATTTAGAGgataataaggtaaaagacccagttattgacacttgcaatttaattttaattaaataaaaaatcgactctaataaattaaataaatatacttttgaattataaattttaaaataattgatttttaagaacattttatttttaattggaatATACTGCAAGTGTCAATCAACTAGGCCAATGACAATAACTGGTCTTTTACTTCTttacctgaaaaaaaaataaagtctcaaatttttataagcgGTATatgcatttattattataattattattattgtcacgTAAATTCTCTgcattattattttcacacagatcttaaaattaatcgatgaaattaaagattataaaaattcaatattacaacaataaataaattaaaaaatgattcttcaactcatttattttattatcaaaaaagtatcagattttattaataagaatACAAAACTATTACAAACACAATAATATACGAACAtatcaatattgaaaaatcaaccaaaagattataaatttactgaaaaaaaaccactgataaataaagttaaataaccaataataaaaattatcttccgCTTACTTAATTTCCACCAATTTACTCAATTCAAggttactaaaataaaaaaacatttccagtgaataataaaagtaGTGCAGGAAGATATCTGCAGGGGAAAACTCCTTAAGGAGAATATCTTCTCAACTTCTTGGACTGAACAATTTTCTTTCGTTGGACCAGCTTTTTCCCAAGCGATACTTTCAATCATTCCTTGCGTACAGAGGGAAATCTCTAATGCCATTTTGTCGTCAAACTTATCTTCATCTCCATCCTTGATCCTCAGCGCCAGTTTGTGATAAGATCTGTGCAGTATATCAAACAAAGAAAATCCAGCTATTATTCCATAAGTATTCTTCATGACTTCAAATTCTGTATCACATTCAACTCTAAATGTTCTCAATT harbors:
- the LOC123267226 gene encoding alpha-latroinsectotoxin-Lt1a-like produces the protein MANIREEIKDFKIFRGLSYKQVRDKIMSKKLSVNTVVKIYQKDRIKMPHLKFLPETENDFFEYTILHLAIYVDDDNFVDFLLENNADTKLGTENLAPVILSVIGLNRLKYVKKLVAAGADVNQIICVEHTYEIDIDRFKDEYYPRLIYKEYTPLEFAVQLDAYEIAEFLISQGADVHVRIGNDEENSDSPIGIASLANNVKMLKLLIKHGADINAGDDNGLTPLMKATIENDNLASRRFLLSQPFIKINSLTNDKESCLYFPGVYFIDAGADDLESSLEDLLDAGCDINIVSDHGELPIDTYGDKKTCCEVMKKHIVKRMAAGFYVCDRNKEVVSGSELRKFRVECDTEVEVMKNTHGIMAGFSLFDILHRSYHKLALRFKHGDEDKFDDKMAAKFPLYAGMIKYRLEKAGQRRKLFNQVENILYEIFSRYLPATFIHEMFFYFSNFELSKLVEIN